In Streptomyces sp. NBC_00414, a single window of DNA contains:
- a CDS encoding NAD-dependent succinate-semialdehyde dehydrogenase, which translates to MTTEHGHPAVRMHIAGEWCQGGTGRTAPIVNPATEEVIGEVPLATTADLDRALGAADEGFRVWRGTPVARRTAILHAAAGLIDERAAEIGRVMTREQGKPLAESTGEAHRTADTLRWHADDARRAYGRVIPSAPGTVLTVRREPVGPVAAFVPWNFPVGGPNRKISSALSAGCSLVIKASEETPATAAALVRCYLDAGLPPGVLNLVFGEPAEVSAHLIASPVTRLIAFTGSVPVGRLLAAEAGRAMKPSLMELGGHAPVIVCADADPVQAARRAAQAKFANAGQVCTSPSRFLVHESLAEDFTAEFVKAAEAVVVGDGLSEGTTMGPLANERRLEAMERLTADAVARGAKVLTGGERLDRAGYFFAPTVLTGVPADADLMHEEPFGPLAPITAFTGLDEALATANALPYGLAAYGFTRSAATAERLSDELEAGILSVNHCGGSVPEAPSGGVKDSGYGREGGPEALDAYLITKRVSHLLVP; encoded by the coding sequence ATGACCACCGAGCACGGCCACCCCGCCGTCCGCATGCACATCGCGGGCGAGTGGTGCCAGGGCGGCACCGGACGTACCGCCCCGATCGTGAACCCGGCCACCGAGGAGGTGATCGGAGAGGTACCGCTGGCCACGACCGCCGACCTCGACCGCGCCCTCGGCGCCGCCGACGAAGGCTTCCGTGTCTGGCGCGGGACGCCCGTCGCCCGGCGCACCGCCATCCTGCACGCCGCCGCGGGCCTGATCGACGAGCGAGCCGCCGAGATCGGCCGCGTCATGACACGGGAGCAGGGCAAGCCGCTCGCTGAGTCGACCGGCGAGGCCCACCGCACCGCCGACACCCTGCGCTGGCACGCCGACGACGCCCGCCGCGCGTACGGCCGCGTCATCCCCTCGGCCCCCGGCACCGTGCTGACCGTACGACGTGAGCCCGTCGGACCGGTCGCCGCCTTCGTTCCGTGGAACTTCCCGGTCGGCGGCCCCAATCGCAAGATCTCCTCGGCGCTCTCGGCCGGCTGCTCCCTCGTCATCAAGGCCTCGGAGGAGACCCCCGCGACGGCCGCCGCGCTGGTCCGGTGCTACCTGGACGCGGGCCTGCCGCCCGGTGTCCTCAACCTCGTCTTCGGCGAGCCCGCCGAGGTGTCCGCGCACCTCATCGCCTCGCCCGTGACCCGTCTGATCGCCTTCACCGGCTCGGTCCCCGTGGGCAGACTGCTCGCCGCCGAGGCGGGCAGGGCCATGAAGCCGTCCCTGATGGAACTGGGCGGCCATGCCCCGGTGATCGTCTGCGCCGACGCCGATCCCGTACAGGCCGCCCGCAGGGCCGCGCAGGCCAAGTTCGCCAACGCCGGCCAGGTGTGCACCTCGCCGAGCCGCTTCCTGGTCCACGAGAGCCTGGCCGAGGACTTCACCGCCGAGTTCGTGAAGGCCGCCGAGGCGGTCGTCGTCGGGGACGGTCTGAGCGAGGGCACCACGATGGGCCCGCTCGCCAACGAACGCCGGCTCGAAGCGATGGAGCGCCTCACCGCGGACGCCGTCGCCCGCGGCGCCAAGGTGCTGACCGGTGGCGAACGGCTCGACCGCGCCGGGTACTTCTTCGCGCCGACCGTCCTGACCGGCGTACCGGCGGACGCGGACCTGATGCACGAGGAACCGTTCGGACCGCTCGCCCCCATCACCGCCTTCACCGGCCTCGACGAGGCGCTCGCCACCGCGAACGCCCTCCCGTACGGCCTCGCCGCCTACGGCTTCACGCGGTCCGCCGCCACCGCCGAACGGCTCTCCGACGAGCTGGAGGCCGGGATCCTGTCGGTCAACCACTGCGGCGGCTCGGTCCCCGAGGCCCCGTCCGGCGGGGTGAAGGACAGCGGATACGGCCGGGAGGGCGGACCCGAGGCCCTCGACGCCTACCTGATCACCAAGCGCGTCTCCCACCTGCTGGTGCCATGA
- a CDS encoding LysR family transcriptional regulator — protein sequence MDRLLLMHSFVTVAQVGSFSGAAKKLGSSGSLVSRHVAELERQVGVRLVNRTARSVSLTEPGQRYAEFAARILDEIDAEDAGIAQLHDRAEGALSIICPKWIGSLDLGDAIAAFSAAHPKIQIRFELGGMSDRTYDFLDSGFDIAFHTRDLRDSSVRLKKISSLPFVLCASKAYIDRHGALAHPNDLAGHDCLVHTNDPVWRIGHGHASTLHKIRNIAFSSNSYIALQKAAVHGRGIALLPQRPAYDDLVSGALQVLLPELAVPDRPLYAIYGPGHDTPRKVSVFLEFLAQWFSQNPMRAIRP from the coding sequence ATGGATCGCTTGCTCCTCATGCACAGCTTCGTCACCGTCGCACAGGTCGGCAGCTTCAGCGGAGCCGCCAAGAAGCTGGGCTCCTCGGGCTCGCTGGTGTCACGGCACGTCGCCGAACTGGAACGGCAGGTGGGCGTCCGCCTGGTCAACCGCACCGCCCGTTCCGTCAGCCTCACCGAACCGGGGCAGCGGTACGCGGAATTCGCCGCACGCATTCTGGACGAGATCGACGCCGAGGACGCCGGCATAGCCCAGCTCCACGACCGCGCCGAGGGAGCGCTGAGCATCATCTGCCCCAAGTGGATAGGCAGTCTCGACCTCGGTGACGCCATCGCGGCCTTCTCCGCGGCCCATCCGAAAATCCAGATCCGCTTCGAACTCGGCGGAATGTCCGACCGGACCTACGACTTCCTGGACAGTGGATTCGACATCGCTTTCCACACCCGGGATCTGCGCGACTCCAGCGTGCGGCTCAAGAAGATATCGTCGCTGCCGTTCGTCCTGTGCGCGTCGAAGGCGTACATCGACCGGCACGGTGCCCTCGCCCACCCGAACGACCTGGCGGGCCACGACTGCCTGGTGCACACGAACGACCCCGTCTGGCGCATCGGCCACGGACACGCGAGCACCCTGCACAAGATCCGCAACATCGCCTTCTCGTCCAACTCCTACATCGCCCTGCAGAAGGCGGCCGTCCACGGCCGGGGCATCGCCCTGCTCCCACAGCGTCCGGCGTACGACGATCTCGTCTCCGGCGCCCTCCAGGTCCTGCTGCCGGAACTGGCGGTACCTGACCGCCCCCTGTACGCGATCTACGGCCCGGGCCACGACACCCCGCGCAAGGTCAGCGTGTTCCTGGAGTTCCTCGCCCAGTGGTTCTCGCAGAACCCCATGCGCGCGATCCGGCCATAA
- a CDS encoding VOC family protein has product MGIQRIESVTYSIDDLGECVRFFEDFGLFLVEKTREHAVFETLTGQTLHLDTGADPRLPAPVEAGPTLREVVWGVDTREELERLVAAAGQDRAVRASADGVHHTVDETGFGVGLSLARPRPAVVTPRPVNALGSLRRWNTPLEPIERVRPLRMCHVALNIPKPGKEAAVAFYTRRLGFRPTDVVEPMGVFMQAPGDDDQHTMLLCHRPDKAGVNHIAYEVPGFDDVIEGGNHMIERGWREARRLGRHTVGSNVFRFVHAPCGGRVEYAADMDRVDDSYETRVHETTPPHHIWALRSNRDQDAPAS; this is encoded by the coding sequence ATGGGAATTCAGCGAATCGAATCGGTCACCTACAGCATCGATGATCTCGGCGAATGCGTCCGGTTCTTCGAGGACTTCGGGCTTTTCCTGGTGGAGAAGACCCGCGAGCACGCCGTGTTCGAGACGCTCACCGGCCAGACCCTGCACCTGGACACCGGGGCCGACCCGCGGCTGCCCGCCCCCGTGGAGGCGGGCCCGACCCTGCGTGAAGTGGTGTGGGGCGTCGACACCCGCGAGGAGTTGGAGCGGCTGGTGGCCGCGGCCGGCCAGGACCGGGCGGTCCGCGCGAGCGCCGACGGCGTCCACCACACCGTGGACGAGACGGGTTTCGGAGTGGGGCTGTCCCTGGCCCGGCCCAGGCCCGCCGTCGTCACCCCGCGCCCCGTCAACGCGCTCGGCAGCCTGCGCCGCTGGAACACGCCTCTGGAGCCGATCGAGCGGGTCCGCCCGCTGCGCATGTGCCACGTGGCCCTCAACATCCCGAAGCCGGGCAAGGAGGCGGCGGTCGCGTTCTACACGCGGCGCCTCGGCTTCCGGCCCACCGACGTGGTCGAGCCCATGGGGGTGTTCATGCAGGCCCCGGGCGACGACGACCAGCACACCATGCTGCTGTGCCACCGCCCGGACAAGGCCGGGGTCAACCACATCGCGTACGAGGTGCCGGGCTTCGACGACGTGATCGAGGGCGGCAACCACATGATCGAGCGGGGCTGGCGGGAGGCCCGTCGGCTCGGCCGGCACACGGTCGGCTCCAACGTCTTCCGCTTCGTGCACGCCCCGTGCGGAGGCCGCGTCGAGTACGCCGCCGACATGGACCGGGTCGACGACTCCTACGAGACCCGCGTCCACGAGACCACCCCGCCCCACCACATCTGGGCGCTGCGCTCCAACCGCGACCAGGACGCCCCAGCCTCCTGA